A single genomic interval of Malania oleifera isolate guangnan ecotype guangnan chromosome 11, ASM2987363v1, whole genome shotgun sequence harbors:
- the LOC131143476 gene encoding uncharacterized protein LOC131143476: MEKIERMEAHEGKKDKVYTILFMAGTALLMFGLKMCLVEQWRAWVFLTLNLLLLAILLTSVQFSSEEEKQESTEKEITVESKKVNVAIIQQSSTTATKKASQECHDRSEEAREPNLHCELDDSSRGGKQSQVEDDEEQQQFQLSKEELHERVEAFIAMFRRHLVLDAQRGSGQVFSSTRSSYNVVCC, from the coding sequence ATGGAGAAGATAGAGAGAATGGAAGCACATGAAGGAAAGAAAGATAAGGTATACACAATTTTGTTCATGGCAGGAACAGCCCTCCTCATGTTTGGTTTGAAAATGTGCCTAGTTGAGCAGTGGAGGGCATGGGTCTTCCTTACTCTCAACCTTCTCCTCTTGGCGATTCTCCTCACTTCTGTGCAGTTCAGCTCTGAGGAGGAAAAACAGGAAAGCACCGAGAAGGAGATCACTGTAGAATCAAAAAAAGTTAATGTAGCAATTATACAGCAGAGTAGTACTACTGCAACAAAGAAGGCAAGCCAAGAGTGCCATGATCGGTCCGAGGAAGCTCGAGAGCCGAATCTACACTGCGAGTTGGATGATTCAAGCAGGGGAGGGAAACAGAGTCAGGTGGAAGATGATGAAGAGCAGCAACAGTTTCAGCTGTCGAAGGAGGAGCTCCACGAGAGAGTGGAAGCTTTCATTGCAATGTTTAGGAGGCATTTGGTTTTGGATGCTCAGAGGGGTAGTGGGCAGGTGTTTTCTTCAACCAGATCCAGTTATAATGTTGTATGCTGCTAG
- the LOC131143474 gene encoding uncharacterized protein LOC131143474 isoform X3, whose product MAFWPGLITLGLEPHSQDVAGDDPSVTDSPSICLRCNASGNVMPKRTSLGSRSIPESMVRLLCVSHAVLVAVVLSPSFCHSRASFPSSSLSLLFAGHCLA is encoded by the exons ATGGCGTTTTGGCCTGGTTTGATTACTCTCGGACTGGAACCGCACTCGCAGGACGTCGCCGGCGATGATCCCTCAGTCACTGATTCCCCTTCCATATGTCTCCGATGCAACGCTTCTGGCAATGTCATGCCCAAACGGACAAGCCTAGGTTCACGAAGCATACCCGAG agcatggttAGGTTACTTTGTGTTTCCCATGCTGTTCTCGTCGCCGTCGTGCTGTCGCCGTCGTTCTGTCATTCCCGTGCATCGTTTCCTTCATCGTCTCTATCGCTTCTGTTTGCCGGCCATTGTCTTGCATAA
- the LOC131143474 gene encoding uncharacterized protein LOC131143474 isoform X2, with protein sequence MAFWPGLITLGLEPHSQDVAGDDPSVTDSPSICLRCNASGNVMPKRTSLGSRSIPEVTLCFPCCSRRRRAVAVVLSFPCIVSFIVSIASVCRPLSCIRNWNS encoded by the exons ATGGCGTTTTGGCCTGGTTTGATTACTCTCGGACTGGAACCGCACTCGCAGGACGTCGCCGGCGATGATCCCTCAGTCACTGATTCCCCTTCCATATGTCTCCGATGCAACGCTTCTGGCAATGTCATGCCCAAACGGACAAGCCTAGGTTCACGAAGCATACCCGAG GTTACTTTGTGTTTCCCATGCTGTTCTCGTCGCCGTCGTGCTGTCGCCGTCGTTCTGTCATTCCCGTGCATCGTTTCCTTCATCGTCTCTATCGCTTCTGTTTGCCGGCCATTGTCTTGCATAAGAAATTGGAACTCTTAA
- the LOC131168684 gene encoding zinc finger BED domain-containing protein RICESLEEPER 4-like has product MQSFTSPEQASTPFHSNEDLTSPLFTEVEGLGKQVEANENSVARKRRKRKSKYWEEFKEITLGDGTRKMQCIHCKQNFALNKYGATSTFLRHLKICVRCKCNLSREQNLSVSTKRAKGVASAQNINYDHARDKEEMKKIVLSKD; this is encoded by the exons ATGCAAAGCTTCACTTCTCCTGAGCAAGCTTCAACTCCTTTTCATTCAAACGAAGATTTAACGAGTCCATTATTTACTGAGGTGGAAGGACTTGGTAAGCAAGTAGAAGCAAATGAAAACTCAGTTGCTAggaagagaaggaagaggaaATCCAAATATTGGGAGGAGTTCAAGGAAATCACTCTTGGCGATGGAACTAGGAAAATGCAGTGCATCCATTGCAAGCAAAATTTTGCCTTAAATAAGTATGGTGCTACATCAACATTTCTAAGACACTTGAAGATTTGTGTCAGATGCAAGTGCAATCTTTCAAGAGAGCAAAACCTTTCTGTTAGTACAAAAAGGGCAAAGGGTGTGGCATCTGCTCAAAACATTAATTATGATCATGCAAGG GATAAGGAGGAGATGAAGAAGATTGTATTGTCAAAAGATTAG